The stretch of DNA ACGTGAGGATGGCGACGAATCATTTTTGCAGTGATTGCGTAAACAACATCTTCGAAAGTAAAGTAACTTTCTTCTTGTGCAATTGTAGTATGATAGACGACCTGTAGAAGAAGATCACCAAGTTCTTCGCAAAGATCCATTCGATTTTTTCGTTCAATGGCATCAATAACCTCATAAACTTCTTCAAGCATATAGGGTATGAGGGATTCAAATGTTTGTTTTATATTCCAGATACATCCGCTATCACGGTTTCGTAATGCTGTAACAATTGCGATAAGATCATTGATATCTTTTGACGCTAACACTTATATTTCTCCTATAAATGCTATGATATATTAGCTATCCCAACGTCTGTGTAACCACGCCCATTGCCCAGGATATTCACGTACCCAACTTTCAATAATATCATTTAATTTTTGTGTAGAAGCGGCTATATCAATCTCATTTTTTTCGTCAAGTGGAAGCTTTACACGCTCATATAGCTCTAAACGATGGCGTCCTCCGGCTAGACGGATACAACGTGCTGGATAAATATCACAATTATATTGTCGTGCAAGTTTTACAATTAAGGGATTTGTTTTAAGAGGTCTGTTAAAAAATATTCCTAAAACACCACGGTGAAATTTTTGGTCGACGAGCATACCAACATTTTCACCTTCTGCTAACTTGGCTGCTAATGCCCAAGCCGCACCGGCTTTAGATGGGACGAGATGTCCCATGGAAGTTTTCCGGGCTTTAAGGACTCGCTTTGCAATATAAGGATTATTAGGGGGCCTAAAGAGTATTGTAACATTTAGGCCAAAACTTTGTGCGCATATAGGAAGAAGTTCGAAATTTCCGGTATGCGCTGTGAAAAAAATATGCGGTTTCTTTTCATTTTTTAATCGCTTAAATATTTCAGCACCTTTAACCTCAATAAGACCTGGCTTCTCCGCATGAGGATCAAAATCAAAAATTTTATCAAGAAAAATATATTCCGCTAGAAATTGTCCTATATTTTGCCACATTTCTATCGCAATTACTTGAATCTCTTCTTCTGTTTTTTCTGGATATGCAGCTCTAAGGTTTGTGAGCGCGATTTGGTGGCGATGTGTGAGGGGACCGAGTTTTTTTGCTAACCAAGAAAAAAAAGAAAATCCAATGTTGGTAGGAAAATATTTTAAAATAAATAAGGAACCGATGAGCAGATATCCCCACAACAAATAAAATGATTTTTTTGCTATAACTTTAATACGGTATACAAGATTTTTAATATAAATCTTCATCATAATTCAATCAATTTTAAGAATAATTTTACCAAAAACATCTCGACTTTCCATTCGTTTTAAAGCCGTGTCAATTTCATCAAATCCAACAATTGTATCAATGATAGGGTGTACAACCCCTTGTGCCATTTTCTGCATGGCGTTTTGCATATTTTCTATACGACAGCCAAATGAACCGAATATTTTAAGTTGTTGCTGAAATAACTGCATGAGATTTAGTGGAGCTGTAACTCCAGAAGTAGAACCACAAGTTACTAAGCGTGCTCCTCGTTTCATACACAACAAAGAACCGCTCCATGTATCGGCTCCTACATGCTCAAAAACAACATCAACACCTTTTTTTTGAGTTAATTTTCGGACAACGCCTTCAAAACGATCTTTACGGTAATTAATAACATGATCTGCTCCAAGAGATTGCGCTTTTGCTATTTTTTCATCTGAACCTACAGTTGTAATAACTGTACATTCCATATGTTTTGCGAGTTGAATAGCTGCAGAGCCTATACCAGAACCGCCTGCTTGTATCAGAACTGTTTCTCCTGCTTGTAGTTTTGCATTATCGAAAAGCATATGTTCTACAGTGCCAAAAGTAATTGGAGCGACAGCTGCTTGAAGTTCGTCACATTCTGAAGGGGCTGGGACCAATAGACGTGCCGGCAAATTAACAAATTCACGGGCAAATCCATCAAGATGAAAACCGTAGACGCCCTTTACATGATTGCAAAGATTATCACGTCCTTCACGGCAAGCTTGGCATATTCCACAAGTTTGTGCACCATAAATTGAGACTATCTGTCCAAGTTGTAAATTTTTAACATTACTCCCTAGTTTGGTAACTACGCCGGAAGCTTCTGCACCAATTACGAGTGGCATTTTTCTTTTTGCAAAGGCCATACCACGCCAGCCCCATACATCAATATGATTAAGAGCAACAGCTTTTATATGCACTGTTACTTCATCGGGGGTAGGTGGTGGTGGTGTGGCGATATCGGTGATTTCAAGTCGGCGTTCATTCAATAGTTGCAGTGCACGCATTATCATCCCCCTTTAATATATATGGCTGTTAAGTTAAGTGTTACAAAATTTAATCAATATTAAAAGGATTATTTTTTATATGCAGTGATAACAAGACTTGTATTTTGACCTCCAAATCCGAATGAGTTTGACAAAACCGCATTGACACAGGCTTTACGGCTATGGTTAGGAACAACATCTAAAGGGATAGTAGGATCAGGATCATCATAATTGATTGTAGGGGGAAGTATCCCAGATTGAATAGTTAAAAGCGAGAAAACAGCTTCTATAGCACCGGCAGCAGTTAATGTGTGGCCAATCATTGATTTATTAGAAGAGACAGGAATATTTTCTAAAATATCACCGAAGACTGTTGATAATGCGAGATACTCCATCTTTTCATTTTCGGGTGTTGAGGTTCCGTGTGCATTAATATAGTCAATTTCATTGATGGTTATTTTTGCATCATCTAAGGCTTTGCGAACTGATTCAATTGCTGGGGATGCATCAGGTTTTGAACGTGTACGGTGAAAATCATCTGCTGTTTCTCCACAGCCAGCTAAAATTCCTAAAATTGTCGCATTACGCTCTAATGCGCTTTTGAGAGATTCGAGAACAAGAGCGCCTGATCCTTCTGCCATAACAAAACCATCTCGATCACGGCTAAAGGGTTTTGCAGCTTTTTCTGCAGGATCATTATGGGTGGAAAGAGCAGACAATAATGAAAAACGGACAAGAGATTCTGCTGAAACTGAACCATCTGTAGCAATCGTGAGTGCACGATTCGTCTCTTCCCGTCGAATAGCTTCGACACCTAATTGAATCGCTGTTGCACCGGATGCGCAAGCGGTTGAAAGTGTAACAGGAAGTCCTTTTGTCCCAAATTTTTTCTGAAGTTTTTCTGCAATTGCCCCAAATTGTGTGGTTTCAAAGAGTGCTTCATGGAGCTTATGGCGGCAGACTTCAAGAAGATTTGTATAGGAAGGTTCATTATTAGACCCCTTTTGATCAAGAGTAAAACGCGCTTTCCACTCAAGCTCAACAGGAGGAGCAGCTAAAAAAAGTGGTCCATCAAAAATTTTCTTATCAAGAGCTGCTTGCTCTATAGCTTCTTCTGCTGCAAGATTCGCAAGTTTTTCAGAAAGAGCTGCAGCACCAAGTGTGCTTTCTTCAAGGAAATCAACTGTTCCAGCGATACATGTATTTAATCCTTCGACGGGAAAACGTGTTATTTTATGAATACCACTTATACCACTTGTTAATTTTTGCCAATTTTCGTGTTTTCCTTGTCCTAGTGATGTTACAACTCCTGCTCCAGTTATTGCGACAAGTGGACGTCCAGAATGATCATTATATGCCACTAATAGAAATCTCCTTCAAACAGCAGTTAGGTGGGCTATACCTTCAGCTCTTTTTATACCAATAGTTGTCACAAACGCTTGACGTACTTCTTTAGAAAAAGGCTTTTCATGAGCACTTAACGCTGGAAAACTGTGTTTTTTTTTGACAGCAAGTGCGGCAAGCGCAACGGCTAAAGGAAATTGCGCTTCCCGCATATAACCAAATAATGTTGTAACTCCGCGGTAAGATATATCAGCAGCCTCAAGAGCACTTTTTTCTGCTTCTGTTGCTTCGTGAAATCCTGAAGCAGCTGAAATGGTTAAAGCAGATTTAGCCTCTATTGTTTTCAACATTGATACAATTGATTTTTCAAGCGGGATTTTTTTTCTGTCTGTTTGATCCGTGATGATCTGGCTAATTTCAGCATAAGCATGTGCATTACGTTTTCTTGCGTGTTTTCTACTTTCAAGGACTAGAAAGACACCACCAGAACCAGTTATAACACCACCGCCAGGATAATTTTGACGTTCCCATACTGGTGCCCATCCACTGCGTGTTAAGAGTCCTCCAAGTTCATGGGACAACAACATATCATAGCTTTGTGCGTTATAAGAGCTTCCCACCAGTGCATGTGTACTCTGGCCTGAGCGAATACGAGCTACAGCAATTTGAAGTGCAGAAAGTCCGCTGCCTTCTTCTCCCATAAACGTACGAGAAGATCCTGTTACTTTGTGAACAATTGAAATATTTCCAGCTAAAAGATTTGAGAGTTGTGCCAAAAACAAAGTTGGACGAAGTTCAGTCGAAAGAACCGAATTTAACATGAATGCATGATCAGGTACTTTACGTGCTTGTGAGAGAATTTGTGTATCAACAACAATATCACGTTCTCCTCCACTTGCTGCAACGATCATATCCATTGTTGATGTTAATTGCTCATTATTTTTCATTCCTGCATCATCAAGAGCAAGACCAGCTGCATAGGTACCAAGGCGTTGCCATGTACCCATTTGCCGTTGATCACTTTTTTTGGGAATTTGTAAACTCCAATCAACTTCGGGCAATTGATGGACAGTGTAAGGTGGAAAAGTTGTACAATCAAGGTTTGGTGTAACTGGGGAATTGTTCAAGAGATCCCAATGATTATCAATCCCTTCACCCAGAGAGCTTATGATTCCTATCCCAGTAATGAGTACAGCTTGATCATGCATGGTAAAAAAAATTACTCCGCCTGTTTTAAGGCAACGAGTTCATCAATTTTTGCACAAAGATTTTTCAGAACAAAATATTCTTCCGTTGCAGCTGCACCTTCGTTGACTTCTTGCGTCCATTGTTCTAGTGGAATTTTAATTCCGAAAGCTTTATCAATAGCGAAAACAATATCAAGAAAATCAAGGCTATCGATTCCCAAATCGTCAATTGTATGGCTTTCAGGTGCAATTGTGCTGCGATCAATTTCACTGATTTCTGCTATAATATCAGCGACTTTATCAAACGTAGAGGGCAATGTCCGGTTCCTTATTATAGAGTTGATAAATTCAAAATACACATACCTTTCTTCTAGCCTTTTTTCTCTTCAAAAAAAAGACTTAATCAAGAATATAGCTATCTTTTCTATAGGCAAACGCATTTGCAGTGCATGAAATGCTACATTTCAAAACTTTGAAATTTTATTGTGAGTTTGCTTATTTTCATTTACTTCGTTTTGGAGTTTTTTCTATTTGCGGCGAGGACTGCAAGAGCTGTCATATTAACAACTCCTCTTGAAGTTACTGAAGGTGTAAGGATATGGACTGGACGTGAAGCTCCGATCAAAATCGGTCCTACATGGAGGGCGTTGGTTAGATTTTTTACGAGATTGAGTGTTATATTAGCTGCATCAAGTGTTGGAAAGACAAGTAAATTAGCTTCGCCTTTGAGACGTGAATCAGGAAAAACGCGATCACGAAAAACTTTAGAAAGTGCAGCATCACCGTGCATTTCTCCATCGGCTTCTAAATTTGGATATAATTCAGCAAGAATTTCAGTTGCGCGGCGCATTTTACGCGCACTTTCTGTATTTTTTGAGCCGAAGTTTGAGTGTGATAATAATGCTGCTTTTGGTGTTATACCAAATGCTTCAATTTCTTGTGCTGCCAGTACTGTCATTTCTGCCAATTCTTCTGCAGAAGGATCTTCATTGACGTAAGTATCTGTTAGAAAAAGAGTACGACGTGGAGAAATAAGCAAACTCACAGCAGAAAAATGACGAACATTTGAATCAAGTCCTATAACTTGTTCAATCAATTCAAGATGGCGTTCAAAACGCCCTTCTAAGCCACAAATCATTGCATCAGCTTCTTCACGCATTACAGCGAGAGCTGCAATCGCTGTTGTTGATGTTCTGACGATTGTTTTTGCAACTTCGGGTGAAACACCACGTCTTCCTGTGTAATGAAGAAATAAATTAACATAATCACGAAAACGTGGGTCATTTTCTGGATTTGTAAGTTCAAAATCTATGCCGGGGCGAATTCTTAGACCAAAACGTTTTAATCTCGCTTCTATAACATGTGGACGACCAATGAGGAGAGGAATCGCAGTTTGTTCTTCAAGCACAATTTGTGCAGCTCGAAGCACGCGTTCATCTTCACCATTGGCATAAATGATGCGTTTACGTTTTGCTGTTTTTGCGGCAGCAAAAACAGGCTTCATTGTTAGTCCAGAACGAAATACAAATCGATTAAGGGTATCATAATAAGCTTCCATGCTTTCAATTGGTCGAATCGCGACCCCCGTTTTCATTGCTGCTTTAGCAACGGCAGGAGCAATGCGTAGTATTAAGCGCGGATCGAAGGGAGAGGGAATGAGATAGTCTGGACCAAAACTGGGTGGTTTTTTTGAATATGCACGTGCTGCAACATCTGAAGTTTCTTCACGAGCGAGAGCAGCAATTGCATGAACTGCAGCCATTTTCATTTCTTCATTGATTGCTGTAGCACCGACATCTAATGCACCGCGGAAGATATAGGGAAAACAAAGAACATTATTGACTTGATTGGGATAATCAGAACGCCCTGTACAGATCATTGCATCAGGTCGCACAGAACGCGCTTCTTCTGGCATAATTTCTGGTATTGGATTAGCGAGTGCTAAAATTAATGGATTTGGAGCCATTTTTTTTAGATATTCAGATTTCAAAACACCTCCTGCTGAAACGCCTAGAAAAATATCCGCATTATCAATAATTTCGGATAAAGTTCGCGCATCAGTTTTTTGTGCATAATTGATTTTCCAGCGATCCATAAGTGTTTTGCGACCTTCATAAACAACCCCCTCTAAATCACTAATCCAAATATTTTTAACTTTTGCTCCAAGGCGGACTAAAAGGTTAATACAAGCTAGAGCTGCTGCACCTGCGCCCGAAGCAACTATTTTTGCATTTTCAATTTTTTTTCCTGAAAGATTTAACGCATTTAATACGGCTGCAGAAACAATAATGGCAGTTCCATGTTGGTCATCATGGAAAACTGGAATATTCATTTTAGCACGGAGTTTTTCTTCGATTTCAAAACATTCAGGAGCTTTTATATCTTCAAGATTAATACCACCAAATGTGGGTTCTAAGGCAGATACCGTTTGTACCATTTGTTCAATATTGGGTGCATCAATTTCAATATCAAAAACATCAATATTCGCAAATTTTTTAAATAAAACAGCTTTTCCTTCCATAACCGGTTTTGAGGCGAGGGGACCAATGTTTCCTAATCCAAGAACAGCAGTTCCATTCGATATGACGGCAACTAAATTAGAACGGGAAGTATATTGAGCAGCAAGATTTGGATCTCTATGAATTGCAAGACACGGTGCAGCGACACCCGGAGAATAAGCGAGAGCTAGATCACGTTGATTATCAAGAGGTGTTGTCGCTTGTATTTCCAACTTTCCAGGTTTTGGATGCTGGTGATAAAAAAGTGCGGCACTATCAAGTTCAGCTTTTTGTAAACTGAAATCACTATTTTGTTCTGTAGACATTTTTATGATATCCAGGTTTGTGTATGTTTATGTGAGATGTTCCATCTACTATAAGATTGTTTTCACTGATAGATCCTCATTTCTCTGAATATAAAAATACGTGAGCATAAGAAAATCTTCCTGGATCTTTAATCAGTTCGATGTTCCTTTGTGTTTGCGCTTATTAAAAAACTTCATCGGTATTAGCGCAATTAATCTTCTCTCCTTAACAAAATTCGCAGAAGCTCGTCATTTTAAAAAACAAGTAAAATATTACTAGCGGTTACATTACCAAGCAGTTATTTTTTTTGCAATGCTGGTGAGAAAGGAAAGAAGGGGGCTGTTTATTCATTGAGCCTGATTTTCATCAACATATGCTTTCTTTACATTTCTATAAGTGAGTATAGAACTCGTATACCATATTTGTTTTTATAAGAGAAGTGAAGGGGCTAGGGGGGGGAAGTAGAGGGAGCTATGCTTATTCTATTTATATGCTGTCTGCTAATTGATCATGCGTATTTAAAAAATAGAGGTATTGCTTAAAATATCACAAAAAATTTCATGCCAATCATCACTTTTATACATAACACTACATTTGCACTCAGTACATTACATGATGATGAGGGATAACTAAACTCAAAAAGGAAAAAGGGGAAAAAATATTTTTCCCCTTCTATTTGTATCTATTGAATGCGACCACTTGCATGAGCAAGCATAGTGTAGACTTTTCCAGTATCAGATGTCAAATATTTTCGAACTGAGTTAGAAGAACTAGAACTGCCAGATACATCACGTAATAATTTTTCAAAATCTACAATATACTGATTAACCGAGCGTTTAAAATCAATATCGCTCATATATTTTTTCTTAATCATCTCAAATATTGTTTTCCCATTCAAAGTATAAAGGCGTTCTGTTACAATATTTTTTTGTCCACGCTGATAATGATCCCATAGTTCAACGACAGCATTATGGTTAATAGCTCGTACTATACCTGCTGCTAATGCATTAAGAGATTCACTTGCAGGACGCGGTTTTGTTTGTATTGGTGTAAAAACAGCATTACTAGGCATTTCATCATACCATGATTCTTCACGTGAAGCTCTTTCTAGGAGGTTCGATACCCATTTATTTTGCCTTTTTTTGCTTTGATTTTGCTGCAAAATAGGTTTAGGCGGCACTATCTTCTTAATGACTTCAGGGGAAATACTATCGCTCCTTTTGGGCGTTGATGATGTAGGAATTATCGATATTATTGGCTCATTCGCATTCTGTTTATTGTTTTTTTGTATAACGCTTACCAAGTCCTTTAATGCTGTAATTTGTTCATTTAGAGCAGTGCGAATTGTTTGTGTTGTTTCTTTCGTCTTTGCAGGCAGCTTTTGAACATTCTCATTAATATCTTTATTAATTTTTGAAAGTTCTAAACGAACTTCATCAGCTGAACGACGTATATCTTCTGCTGCTCCTGAAAAACGCGTTGAGGCTTCATTAATAAGCTGATTAAGTGATTGTTGGAGTGAATATGTGGATTTACGCGCATTTTCGTCAGTGCGTTCAAGTGCTGAGTTGAGAATATTTTCATAATGCTCAATCAGTTGATTGATTTGATTAGATTTTGAAATAAGAGCATTGCTTAATGCAGAAAGTGTGTTGTGTTTTTCTTCAAGTGTTATACTGAGTGAGTTTTCAGATTGCTCGAGAACGCGAATAGTTTCAGAAAGTGTTTTAGCATGCTCACCAAAACTGCTTGTTATATGGCTAATTTGCTCAAATGTATTTTGTGATATTCCTTGCAGAACTTCAACGTTATTATTGAGCGCTTGATTTGAGGCTGATAAATTCTCTGCTACTTGGTTAGTGCTGCGGAAAAAATTACTCGCTGTTTCACTAAATTTACCATCAATATTTTGAACTGCTGATAATAAAACATCACTATTTTCATGGAATCTGTAAATTGATTGGTTTAATTGCGCAACGATGGATGAGACATTATTGACGAGATCTTCCTTCATAGCATTTACTGTTTGAAGTGTTTCAGAGTTGGTTTGTGCCAAGCTATTTACTAAAGATTCATTATGGGCATAAATCCTCTGTTCAGCATCTTGTGTTGAAAGGGAGAGTTGTTCACCGATATGCTGTGTTAAATAACCAATTGACTCTGTTGTACTTTGCGCAGCTTGATTTAAGTGGTTTGTCAGTTCTGTGATCTTTCCAACATGTTCTGAAATTTGAGTGGCTGTTTGATTGTTTGCTTCTTCCAAACGGCTACTCACATCAGAAAGCTGATATCCTAAATTATTTTTAAGATTCTGCATGGAGTGATGCAGAACATTGCAACGTTCGCTAAGGACTTGTTCAATTGCTGTTGTTGAAGTGTGAATTGTCTCATTTAACAATGCTTGCGCATTATGACTGGCCGTGGTGAAGGCTTCGACAGTATGAGCCGTTTGTTCAGATAACACAGACAGAACTTTTTCACTGGTATCGTAAACTGTTTGTTTAACGTTTGATACAATGCGATTACCAGATGCTGAGAGAACATTTTCCGCTTTCATAGCAACATCAGCTACAGATGAAAGAATTTGTTCACCTGTAGACGAAAGAATATCAGAGGCTTCTAAAACTTTATCACGTAAGCTGCCTGTAACAGTGTTAACCGAATCTTCTAATGTGATTCGTATATTATCAACGCTTGTTTCAAGTGTTTGTTGCATTATCTGGCTTTGTTCATTACTAAGCATGATAGATGTTTTTAATGTGTCAGAGCGCTCGTCAAAAGCAGATGTTTGCATCTCTATGGTTTCACATACTTGTCCAAGTTTTTCTGACAATGTTTCTTCTAGTGTGCTTGCACGTTCAAAAATTTTGTGTGCACGATTTTCTAAATTTGCGTCAAAAGATTCTATGCGTGTTTCAAGGGTTTCAAAGAATGTACCACTAGATTGAGAGAGAGTATTCTTTAGAATTTCAGCTTGGTTTTCGAGGTCTTTGATATGACCTTGTACAGTCTCAGTAATATTCTTATTGTTGGCAATAATTGCACTTTCAACTAAGTCTATTTGCTGTTTTAATGCGGTATCAACATGTATATCACTTTTGGTGATGAGATTATGGATCGTTTCCATCCGTTGCTCGAGTGTGCGTGCTTGATCTGCAAGAACTTCATTAAGAGAAAAACTATTAATCGCTAACGAATCACGCAGAGCGTCGGCACGTATATCAATATTTCTAGCTTGTGCTTCTAAAGCATCTTTTGTTGTATTGCAGCTTTGTACAATGACTTCTTGTAGTTTATCTGTACATTGAACTATATTTGCGAGATGATTTTCAGCGTGCTGATCAACGATTTGAACATTATCAATCAAAACTTTTTCAAGACTTGAAGTGTTTTGAGCTAAAATATCAATCTGATTTTTTAATGTATCAGCGATTTTATTCTTTTCGTTATCGAGCATGTCTGCTATTAGAGCTCTTTGATCAGAAAGTTGTAATTTAAAGTCTTGCGAACGCTCTTGTATGATATCAACAATCGCATTATCGACATGTCGAACTTCCTCTCTTAGTATTTCTTTGCTTTTGTCGATTGTGGAAAGAATAGTTTCATGTCCATTTGTAAACGCTTCGGTAATATCAGCCGTTCTTTCTTGGAGATTTGTATTAATTTGCAAGATATGATCTTCCAAGAAATTACTAAGTTTTTCAGCATTGTCTTCTAGAGTTTTGCTGCGAGCTATGAAGGATTCGATTATAGAATCGCTGTGCTCTTTAAGAGAGAGATCAACAGTTGCTAAACGGTTTTCAAAGGCTCCAATTGCTTCAGAAGTGACATTGTCAAATTTAGAAGAGAGTTTGTATGCTTTTTCATCGAGTTGTATGATTTTTTCATCAAAACCCTGCAGAAATTGATTATTGCGATCAATAATGGATTCATCTAGTGCTTTAAATTTTTCGTCAACATTATGGAGGGTCTGCTCTGTTGCTGTTTGTATATGTGTCGCAATTTTAGCGATGTGCATTTCAGCTTTAGCAGCTGTTTCATTAAAGGTTTTTTCTATTTGTTTTTCATTATTATCAAAACGTTCTGAGAAACCATCAAAGTTTTTTCCTAATTCATGGAAAAACTCTGTGTTTTTTTGCTGAATTTGTGTTGTGGTTTCATTAAATTTTTTAACGAGCTGATTTGTTACGCCATCACCGGCATAGGACAGTTTTGCAACAAGATCTTCTCCCTGTTTTTGTAAAGTCTGGGAAAGAGTCTGCACCAGTTTTTCAACATTGGTTACAATTTTGGAGGTAACTAAACCAAATTCATCACTTAGCTGTTCCTGTGTGCCTTTAATTGTTGATTGCACGCGATCAGCATGATTCAAAATGGCTATACGTTCATTGCTTAATTCTTTGATTAATGTATGAATACGCGATTCATTTTCAGCATAGGCTTGTTCCAGATTATGAACTTCACCTTGTATGATAGCTTCAAGTTCAACAGCACGTCCAAGGGTACGTTCAATTCCCTCGTTCATTGCTGCTACTTCTTCACGAATGGTTTGCCCTATAGCGATAGCTTGTTTTTCAGATATATGTTGTGGTTCACTGAGGCGCTGTGCAGCATTTGTCATAAGAAGAGCTATATTATGCAATTCGTTTGAACGTTTTGTTAATTGAGCGAATCCCCAAGATATAAGGATAGGGATTGCTGTTCCTGCTGCTACAGCTAGACCTGTTGAAGATGAAACAAAGGTAGTGATATTCGATAAGGAATTGAGGCTAGTGGGAGCTAACTTATGAGCTATAAAAGCACCTCCTGTTGCCCATAAAGCACTGAGTGCTGTTGTACACCAATATATTCTGGAGGTAGAACGCTCTTTTAATGATTCAAAATTTAAAGGAGTTGTTATATCATCGTTAGCAGGAAGAAGTTTTGTCGACAATAACGTGTTATTAACAGTTCCTCCTGAAAGTTCAGGTGCAGGTTTTGGAGCGAAAAGCTGCTCAACAACGGATTCATCAATAACAGCGTTGTCATGAATATCTGAGACGAGAGTTGAAGTACCATTTTCAGCAAAAATTTCTTCTTCTGCCATTGCAATCTTTTGAATCAAATCATCTACATTAATGACATTTTCAGAATTATTGAATGATATCGTTTCAATTGTAGCATTATCAAAATCAAAGTCCATAGCTTTCGTGAGAGCTTCTTCAACTTCAACTTCAAATGTTTGTAATTTGGTTCTGCGTGCCATACTCGCCTCGTACTCTTACAGACGGAAAAGGGATACGTCCTCCTCCAGATACTCCAATATACTAGCTGTTAATTATTTAGAAAGGAATATGTTCAGGGAAAAATTTTGAAAACTTATCAAGATAAAGTTAACGCGTTTCCTTTGTCATGTTCAAAAATAGTATAAAATATAATAAAAACAACGTAGTACTTGAGCATAATAAAAATAAAAATACTGTTTACAACTTTCGCGTATAGGTTAAAAATTATACGCCTTTTATATCTGAGTG from Bartonella taylorii encodes:
- a CDS encoding lipid A biosynthesis lauroyl acyltransferase, which gives rise to MKIYIKNLVYRIKVIAKKSFYLLWGYLLIGSLFILKYFPTNIGFSFFSWLAKKLGPLTHRHQIALTNLRAAYPEKTEEEIQVIAIEMWQNIGQFLAEYIFLDKIFDFDPHAEKPGLIEVKGAEIFKRLKNEKKPHIFFTAHTGNFELLPICAQSFGLNVTILFRPPNNPYIAKRVLKARKTSMGHLVPSKAGAAWALAAKLAEGENVGMLVDQKFHRGVLGIFFNRPLKTNPLIVKLARQYNCDIYPARCIRLAGGRHRLELYERVKLPLDEKNEIDIAASTQKLNDIIESWVREYPGQWAWLHRRWDS
- a CDS encoding zinc-binding dehydrogenase, producing MRALQLLNERRLEITDIATPPPPTPDEVTVHIKAVALNHIDVWGWRGMAFAKRKMPLVIGAEASGVVTKLGSNVKNLQLGQIVSIYGAQTCGICQACREGRDNLCNHVKGVYGFHLDGFAREFVNLPARLLVPAPSECDELQAAVAPITFGTVEHMLFDNAKLQAGETVLIQAGGSGIGSAAIQLAKHMECTVITTVGSDEKIAKAQSLGADHVINYRKDRFEGVVRKLTQKKGVDVVFEHVGADTWSGSLLCMKRGARLVTCGSTSGVTAPLNLMQLFQQQLKIFGSFGCRIENMQNAMQKMAQGVVHPIIDTIVGFDEIDTALKRMESRDVFGKIILKID
- a CDS encoding beta-ketoacyl-ACP synthase; the encoded protein is MAYNDHSGRPLVAITGAGVVTSLGQGKHENWQKLTSGISGIHKITRFPVEGLNTCIAGTVDFLEESTLGAAALSEKLANLAAEEAIEQAALDKKIFDGPLFLAAPPVELEWKARFTLDQKGSNNEPSYTNLLEVCRHKLHEALFETTQFGAIAEKLQKKFGTKGLPVTLSTACASGATAIQLGVEAIRREETNRALTIATDGSVSAESLVRFSLLSALSTHNDPAEKAAKPFSRDRDGFVMAEGSGALVLESLKSALERNATILGILAGCGETADDFHRTRSKPDASPAIESVRKALDDAKITINEIDYINAHGTSTPENEKMEYLALSTVFGDILENIPVSSNKSMIGHTLTAAGAIEAVFSLLTIQSGILPPTINYDDPDPTIPLDVVPNHSRKACVNAVLSNSFGFGGQNTSLVITAYKK
- a CDS encoding beta-ketoacyl-ACP synthase translates to MHDQAVLITGIGIISSLGEGIDNHWDLLNNSPVTPNLDCTTFPPYTVHQLPEVDWSLQIPKKSDQRQMGTWQRLGTYAAGLALDDAGMKNNEQLTSTMDMIVAASGGERDIVVDTQILSQARKVPDHAFMLNSVLSTELRPTLFLAQLSNLLAGNISIVHKVTGSSRTFMGEEGSGLSALQIAVARIRSGQSTHALVGSSYNAQSYDMLLSHELGGLLTRSGWAPVWERQNYPGGGVITGSGGVFLVLESRKHARKRNAHAYAEISQIITDQTDRKKIPLEKSIVSMLKTIEAKSALTISAASGFHEATEAEKSALEAADISYRGVTTLFGYMREAQFPLAVALAALAVKKKHSFPALSAHEKPFSKEVRQAFVTTIGIKRAEGIAHLTAV
- a CDS encoding acyl carrier protein, with product MPSTFDKVADIIAEISEIDRSTIAPESHTIDDLGIDSLDFLDIVFAIDKAFGIKIPLEQWTQEVNEGAAATEEYFVLKNLCAKIDELVALKQAE
- a CDS encoding NADP-dependent malic enzyme, which encodes MSTEQNSDFSLQKAELDSAALFYHQHPKPGKLEIQATTPLDNQRDLALAYSPGVAAPCLAIHRDPNLAAQYTSRSNLVAVISNGTAVLGLGNIGPLASKPVMEGKAVLFKKFANIDVFDIEIDAPNIEQMVQTVSALEPTFGGINLEDIKAPECFEIEEKLRAKMNIPVFHDDQHGTAIIVSAAVLNALNLSGKKIENAKIVASGAGAAALACINLLVRLGAKVKNIWISDLEGVVYEGRKTLMDRWKINYAQKTDARTLSEIIDNADIFLGVSAGGVLKSEYLKKMAPNPLILALANPIPEIMPEEARSVRPDAMICTGRSDYPNQVNNVLCFPYIFRGALDVGATAINEEMKMAAVHAIAALAREETSDVAARAYSKKPPSFGPDYLIPSPFDPRLILRIAPAVAKAAMKTGVAIRPIESMEAYYDTLNRFVFRSGLTMKPVFAAAKTAKRKRIIYANGEDERVLRAAQIVLEEQTAIPLLIGRPHVIEARLKRFGLRIRPGIDFELTNPENDPRFRDYVNLFLHYTGRRGVSPEVAKTIVRTSTTAIAALAVMREEADAMICGLEGRFERHLELIEQVIGLDSNVRHFSAVSLLISPRRTLFLTDTYVNEDPSAEELAEMTVLAAQEIEAFGITPKAALLSHSNFGSKNTESARKMRRATEILAELYPNLEADGEMHGDAALSKVFRDRVFPDSRLKGEANLLVFPTLDAANITLNLVKNLTNALHVGPILIGASRPVHILTPSVTSRGVVNMTALAVLAANRKNSKTK